In Flavobacterium sp. CS20, a single window of DNA contains:
- a CDS encoding PUR family DNA/RNA-binding protein, with product MSEKAERPNEDIFERVIRAGRRTYFFDVRETKAGDYYLTITESKKFTNDDGSFFYRKHKIYLYKEDFEDFKTALEDATQFIIDEKGEVVISERHQPNYDKKLEDNSSNGSEKTTTQAEKYTDVNFDDI from the coding sequence ATGAGTGAAAAGGCAGAACGACCAAATGAAGATATTTTTGAACGCGTTATTAGAGCTGGAAGACGCACTTATTTTTTTGATGTTAGAGAAACTAAAGCTGGCGATTATTACCTAACCATCACTGAAAGTAAAAAGTTTACAAATGATGATGGATCTTTTTTTTACAGAAAACACAAAATTTATCTGTACAAAGAAGATTTTGAAGATTTTAAAACCGCTTTAGAAGATGCAACACAATTTATAATCGACGAAAAAGGTGAAGTAGTCATTAGCGAAAGACATCAACCTAACTATGACAAAAAACTTGAAGATAACAGCTCAAACGGATCTGAAAAAACCACAACCCAAGCAGAAAAATACACAGATGTTAACTTTGACGACATATAA
- a CDS encoding NAD(P)/FAD-dependent oxidoreductase: MTSKPHTVDIRVNPEVAHNTKELKKVLAKKIGVSEKNISAFKILKRSIDARSRQIKYQIRLAYALNNERVIWEDNQVRNYKQVTEKSKQVLVIGSGYAGLFAALKLLEYGLKPIVVERGKDVRSRRRDLAKINKEHIVNPESNYCFGEGGAGTYSDGKLYTRSGHKKSINAVLQTFVQHGTSQDILVDAHPHIGTNKLPNIITAIRETILNYGGEIHFNTKLTDFIIKDKHILGIEVNYKTNMYADACILATGHSARDIFYLLHDRKIKIEFKPFAMGVRVEHPQSLIDQIQYKTPNRGEYLPPSAYSLVEQVDNKGVYSFCMCPGGIVAPCATADGEVVTNGWSPSKRNNPYANSGIVVTVDNEVLTGFEEFGALKGLKFQEHIEKKSWQLAGGTQSVPAQRLQDFLAKRKSVSIPKNSYFPGTTSVEMDEIFPIAITKRLREGFKKFSQKMKGFDHKDAVILAPESRTSSPVRIPRDKETLQHIEFKSLFPCGEGAGYAGGIVSATIDGERCADAVFKYIKSEKKYSN; encoded by the coding sequence ATGACATCAAAACCTCATACTGTAGATATTAGAGTCAATCCTGAAGTGGCTCATAACACAAAAGAACTCAAAAAAGTACTCGCTAAAAAAATCGGAGTGAGTGAAAAAAATATCTCAGCCTTTAAAATTTTAAAACGCTCAATAGACGCCAGATCCAGACAAATCAAATATCAAATCAGATTGGCTTATGCTTTAAATAATGAACGTGTCATTTGGGAAGATAATCAAGTTAGAAATTACAAACAAGTTACAGAGAAGTCTAAACAAGTTTTGGTCATAGGTAGTGGATATGCTGGACTTTTTGCTGCCCTTAAACTTTTGGAATATGGCTTAAAGCCTATTGTTGTTGAGCGCGGAAAGGACGTCAGATCCAGAAGAAGAGATTTAGCTAAAATCAATAAAGAGCATATCGTCAATCCAGAATCTAATTATTGTTTTGGTGAAGGTGGAGCTGGAACCTATTCAGATGGTAAATTATACACACGATCTGGTCATAAAAAATCTATAAACGCTGTATTGCAAACTTTTGTTCAACACGGCACCAGTCAGGATATACTTGTTGACGCTCATCCTCATATTGGTACCAATAAATTGCCAAATATTATAACTGCAATAAGGGAAACAATTCTCAATTATGGTGGTGAAATTCATTTCAATACCAAACTCACTGACTTTATAATTAAGGATAAACACATCCTTGGTATTGAGGTCAATTATAAAACAAATATGTATGCCGATGCTTGTATTTTAGCCACAGGCCATTCAGCAAGAGATATTTTTTATCTTTTACACGACAGAAAGATAAAAATAGAATTCAAACCTTTTGCAATGGGTGTGCGGGTAGAACATCCGCAATCTTTAATAGATCAAATCCAATACAAAACCCCAAATCGAGGTGAATACTTACCGCCGTCAGCCTATAGTCTGGTAGAGCAGGTAGATAACAAAGGCGTGTATTCTTTTTGTATGTGTCCTGGCGGAATAGTGGCACCCTGTGCAACAGCAGATGGCGAAGTAGTGACTAATGGTTGGTCGCCGTCTAAGAGAAATAATCCTTACGCCAATTCTGGAATAGTCGTTACAGTTGATAATGAAGTACTCACAGGTTTTGAAGAATTTGGCGCTTTAAAGGGTTTAAAATTTCAAGAACACATAGAGAAAAAATCTTGGCAACTCGCCGGGGGAACTCAAAGCGTGCCTGCCCAAAGGCTTCAGGATTTTTTAGCCAAAAGAAAATCTGTATCAATACCGAAAAACTCTTATTTCCCCGGAACCACTTCGGTTGAAATGGATGAGATTTTTCCAATAGCTATAACTAAAAGACTGCGCGAGGGTTTTAAAAAGTTTAGCCAAAAAATGAAAGGCTTTGACCATAAAGATGCGGTCATTTTAGCACCCGAATCCAGAACATCTTCACCTGTGAGGATACCAAGAGATAAAGAAACTTTACAGCATATAGAATTCAAAAGTCTTTTCCCTTGTGGAGAAGGCGCAGGTTATGCCGGTGGAATAGTATCTGCGACTATCGATGGTGAACGCTGTGCTGATGCTGTATTTAAATACATTAAATCTGAAAAAAAATACAGTAATTAA
- a CDS encoding RNA-binding S4 domain-containing protein → MRVDKFLWCVRHFKTRSQATVACKKGHVLVNNDKVKASRDVYPTDTIQVRKNQINHYIEIIDIPKSRVGAKLTNIYIIDKTPKDAFKSQEMLKYSQNYYRKKGLGRPTKKDRREIDEYLEKPKNKEIDD, encoded by the coding sequence ATGCGCGTAGATAAATTTTTGTGGTGTGTTCGGCATTTTAAGACAAGAAGTCAAGCTACAGTAGCATGTAAAAAAGGTCATGTTTTAGTAAATAATGATAAAGTGAAAGCGTCCAGAGATGTTTATCCTACTGATACAATACAAGTTAGAAAAAATCAAATCAATCATTATATTGAAATTATAGATATTCCAAAATCAAGGGTTGGTGCAAAACTGACTAATATTTATATTATTGATAAAACGCCTAAAGATGCGTTTAAGTCACAAGAAATGTTAAAATATTCTCAAAATTATTACAGAAAAAAAGGTTTGGGAAGACCAACAAAAAAAGATAGACGAGAGATTGACGAATATTTAGAAAAACCTAAAAATAAAGAAATAGATGATTGA
- a CDS encoding methyltransferase, whose translation MIDIQNYWEERYKKGKTGWDMNQVSPPLKNYIDQLKDKSLKILIPGAGNAYEAEYLFQNNFKNVTVADIAKIPLNNFKNRLPNFPQDNLLHIDFFDINDTFDLIIEQTFFCALPPKKRPDYVKKMHDLLKPNGKLVGLLFNFPLTDEGPPFGGNINQYQNYFEELFCVEKLEPCKNSHPKRQEKELFFIGIKK comes from the coding sequence ATGATTGACATTCAAAACTATTGGGAAGAACGTTACAAAAAAGGTAAAACAGGATGGGATATGAATCAAGTCTCTCCACCTTTAAAGAATTACATTGATCAGCTTAAAGACAAATCCTTAAAAATTTTAATTCCTGGAGCAGGTAATGCCTACGAAGCCGAATACCTATTCCAAAATAACTTCAAAAATGTTACTGTTGCTGATATTGCTAAAATACCTTTAAATAATTTTAAAAACAGATTGCCCAACTTTCCTCAAGATAATTTGTTACACATCGATTTCTTTGATATCAATGACACTTTTGATTTAATTATCGAACAAACTTTTTTCTGTGCTTTGCCACCAAAAAAAAGACCAGACTACGTTAAAAAAATGCATGATTTGTTGAAGCCTAATGGCAAATTAGTGGGATTGTTATTTAATTTTCCATTAACCGATGAAGGACCACCGTTTGGTGGTAACATAAATCAATATCAAAACTATTTTGAAGAGCTGTTCTGTGTTGAAAAGCTTGAACCTTGCAAAAATTCTCATCCAAAACGACAAGAAAAAGAATTGTTTTTTATAGGGATTAAAAAATAG
- a CDS encoding IS110 family transposase: MQTGIDIGSRSHFVAVGQALEDVKEFGVYAEDLTAICQHLKSYGITSVAMESTGDYWQNLFTELIKHDFEVILCNGKFTKHAKGKKTDVKDARWIQKLHALGLLTSSFLPDQQTEILRTYARQRGNIIHQAWLTSRKMQKYLSF, encoded by the coding sequence ATGCAGACAGGTATTGACATTGGAAGTCGGTCTCACTTTGTAGCAGTTGGACAAGCCCTAGAAGATGTAAAAGAATTTGGGGTTTATGCAGAAGATCTTACTGCAATTTGTCAACACCTAAAAAGCTATGGCATTACCTCAGTTGCCATGGAAAGCACAGGAGATTATTGGCAAAATCTTTTTACAGAACTCATCAAGCATGATTTTGAAGTTATTTTATGCAATGGAAAATTTACCAAACACGCAAAAGGTAAAAAAACAGATGTTAAAGATGCAAGATGGATTCAAAAACTGCATGCATTAGGTTTGCTTACAAGTAGTTTTTTGCCTGACCAGCAGACTGAAATACTTAGAACTTATGCACGTCAGCGAGGCAATATTATACATCAAGCGTGGCTGACTTCAAGAAAAATGCAAAAGTACTTAAGTTTTTAA
- a CDS encoding DUF433 domain-containing protein, producing the protein MLDYKSIIKRNPNKRFGKPCVRDTRITVFDILGWLASGMTFDEIIYDFPELTFEDIKACLAYATDREHKLQHAS; encoded by the coding sequence ATGCTTGATTATAAATCTATAATTAAAAGAAATCCAAATAAAAGATTTGGTAAGCCTTGTGTAAGAGATACCAGAATAACTGTATTTGATATACTTGGGTGGTTAGCCTCTGGAATGACTTTTGATGAAATTATTTATGATTTCCCTGAATTGACCTTTGAAGATATAAAAGCTTGTTTAGCCTATGCGACCGATAGAGAACATAAACTTCAGCATGCCTCATGA
- a CDS encoding ChaN family lipoprotein translates to MRFKWIALLLVLIISSSFVSDKPAYQLFDEKGNKTNYKTLLQEVKKADIILFGELHNNPINHWLQYELTKDVYEQINENLVLGAEMFEADNQYVLDEYLSGKFDYKTLKNEIKLWTNNKTDYQPLVDFALEHQLKFVATNIPRRYANMVYKNGFEVLDSISVEGKKYFAPLPISYDAELPNYKKMTEMAHGHGGENLPKAQAIKDATMAHFILKSWEKGQTFIHYNGTYHSNNFEGIAWYLKNKKPELKIITIGSVEQDSINTLTEENKGIANFIICTPESMTKTH, encoded by the coding sequence ATGAGATTTAAATGGATTGCCTTGTTGTTAGTGCTAATTATATCATCAAGTTTTGTGTCAGATAAACCTGCTTATCAACTCTTTGATGAAAAAGGAAATAAAACGAACTACAAAACATTACTTCAAGAAGTTAAAAAAGCCGATATCATTTTATTTGGCGAATTACACAACAATCCTATCAATCATTGGTTGCAATATGAGTTGACCAAAGATGTTTATGAGCAAATCAACGAAAATCTAGTTCTTGGTGCAGAAATGTTTGAAGCGGACAATCAGTATGTTTTAGATGAATACCTGTCAGGAAAATTTGATTACAAAACGCTTAAAAACGAAATTAAACTTTGGACTAATAATAAAACCGATTATCAACCCTTAGTTGATTTTGCATTAGAACATCAACTCAAATTTGTTGCTACCAATATTCCAAGACGATATGCCAATATGGTTTATAAAAATGGATTTGAAGTCTTAGATAGTATTAGCGTAGAAGGCAAAAAATATTTCGCCCCTTTACCCATAAGTTATGATGCTGAATTGCCTAATTATAAAAAAATGACTGAAATGGCTCACGGCCACGGTGGCGAAAATTTACCCAAAGCACAAGCCATTAAAGATGCAACGATGGCTCATTTCATACTTAAAAGTTGGGAAAAAGGACAAACATTTATTCATTACAACGGCACCTATCACTCTAATAACTTTGAAGGCATAGCGTGGTATCTTAAAAACAAAAAACCAGAACTCAAAATTATTACTATTGGTTCAGTTGAACAAGATAGTATTAACACCTTAACAGAAGAAAATAAAGGCATTGCCAATTTTATCATTTGCACGCCTGAAAGTATGACAAAAACGCATTAG
- a CDS encoding IS3 family transposase produces MGLLKKKLEEVGSVGMKKELILSSEDKSLSIRQQCQLMNITRSSLYYKPIGEKPENLEIMQIMDKHILEEPTAGVLTMQSMLLDQGIIAGYERVRRLMRKANIRPIYPRRHLTVLGEKKYVYPYLLKNLDINKANQVWEIDITYIPMEKGFILNCDYRCL; encoded by the coding sequence ATGGGATTACTTAAAAAAAAACTTGAAGAAGTTGGATCTGTTGGGATGAAAAAGGAACTAATTTTAAGTAGTGAAGATAAGTCATTAAGTATAAGACAACAATGTCAACTTATGAACATCACCAGAAGTAGTCTTTATTACAAGCCTATTGGAGAGAAACCGGAAAACCTTGAGATTATGCAGATCATGGATAAACATATCTTAGAAGAACCAACAGCTGGGGTTTTGACCATGCAGTCTATGCTATTAGATCAAGGTATAATAGCTGGGTATGAACGAGTAAGACGATTAATGCGTAAAGCAAATATACGTCCTATTTACCCAAGGCGACATTTAACGGTCTTAGGCGAGAAAAAATATGTATATCCCTATCTATTGAAGAACCTGGATATTAACAAAGCAAATCAAGTTTGGGAGATAGATATTACCTACATCCCTATGGAAAAAGGATTTATACTTAACTGCGATTATAGATGTCTATAG
- a CDS encoding FKBP-type peptidyl-prolyl cis-trans isomerase, with protein sequence MKSFLFIAFSLLLFNSCGSDDGGGSSSNIQLRDPEEVKVENQIEIENFLETHFFEFVDNPQNPNFQIVVFDTIAGENIDKTPIIESEFLNSKQITQQDVEYTLYYLLKREGNLNERHPKFADSTLVTFQGITIENEVFDTNPNPTWFDLPQTVRGFYELLPELRGSSGFVENNDGTVSFNDDFGIGVVFVPSGLGFFASPPIASPIKQYQPIIFSVQLYKSKLTDHDQDGIPSYLEDLNNNRRVNDIRDGDDIGDDTDGDGIPNYADRNDDGDSKLTIDEIIINEDGTIDFPDSNANGIPDYLDNTYPGNSL encoded by the coding sequence ATGAAATCTTTTTTATTTATAGCGTTTTCACTATTACTATTTAATTCCTGTGGCAGTGATGATGGTGGTGGCTCGAGTTCAAATATTCAATTGAGAGATCCTGAGGAAGTTAAAGTAGAAAACCAAATAGAAATTGAAAATTTTTTAGAAACGCATTTCTTTGAATTTGTAGATAATCCCCAAAATCCAAATTTTCAAATAGTTGTCTTTGATACTATTGCAGGTGAAAATATTGACAAAACGCCAATCATAGAATCAGAGTTTCTCAATAGCAAACAAATTACTCAACAGGACGTTGAATATACATTGTATTATTTATTAAAACGTGAGGGCAACCTAAATGAAAGACATCCAAAATTTGCCGACTCCACACTTGTTACCTTTCAAGGAATTACTATTGAAAATGAAGTTTTTGACACTAATCCCAACCCGACATGGTTTGACTTACCTCAAACTGTTAGAGGGTTCTATGAATTGTTACCCGAATTGAGAGGTTCATCTGGATTTGTAGAAAATAACGATGGAACCGTAAGTTTTAATGACGATTTTGGAATTGGTGTAGTTTTTGTACCTTCAGGTTTAGGTTTTTTTGCTTCACCTCCAATTGCTTCGCCAATTAAACAGTATCAACCTATTATTTTCTCAGTACAACTCTACAAATCAAAACTTACAGACCACGACCAAGATGGGATTCCTTCATATTTAGAAGACCTCAATAACAATCGTCGTGTAAATGATATCAGAGATGGTGATGATATTGGAGATGATACCGATGGTGATGGCATACCAAATTATGCTGACCGAAATGATGATGGTGATTCTAAATTAACTATAGATGAAATCATCATCAATGAAGATGGTACAATTGATTTTCCAGATTCAAATGCTAATGGAATCCCTGATTATCTTGACAATACATATCCAGGAAATAGTCTCTAA
- a CDS encoding transposase produces the protein MDLLAIEGVSHATILSIMVEIGPEGFRKFNSSKEFVSWLRLAPNNKISGGKVLSSKVPKGSNRLKIALRQATNSIGNLKDTHLSDFFKRVAFRKGRQATVSATARKLGVIIWNMVTKKEPYKPPKEYLFLDQKRKLGIAKRMRKQIAKFGLTNEDLGLNANICKTAT, from the coding sequence GTGGATCTGCTTGCCATTGAAGGCGTAAGTCATGCTACAATACTTAGTATTATGGTAGAGATAGGTCCGGAAGGATTTAGAAAGTTTAATTCTTCAAAAGAATTTGTCTCTTGGTTAAGACTAGCACCAAACAACAAAATATCAGGCGGTAAAGTGCTTAGTTCAAAAGTTCCTAAAGGGAGTAATAGATTAAAAATAGCATTACGACAAGCGACTAATTCTATTGGAAATTTAAAAGATACACACTTGTCTGATTTCTTTAAGCGTGTCGCATTTAGAAAAGGAAGACAAGCGACAGTAAGCGCAACAGCAAGAAAATTGGGTGTAATCATATGGAATATGGTTACAAAAAAAGAACCTTATAAACCGCCAAAAGAATATCTATTCCTCGATCAAAAAAGAAAGTTAGGCATAGCCAAAAGAATGAGGAAACAAATCGCTAAATTTGGATTAACTAATGAAGATTTAGGCTTAAATGCAAATATCTGTAAAACAGCAACTTAA
- a CDS encoding SagB/ThcOx family dehydrogenase, translated as MENNYEFNVYHESSKLRENDIELYSWIGLINSDTKIRNVISKPYLSAGSKNNEVSLPDNNNKNETSLQESIVTRRSNRNFDGEECELEVFSDILKYSAKENSIMKYGDGVNWAFRPYPSGGGLYPIEMYVYVNNVQKLDNGIYYYNPKRHSLSEIENINLIDKLESAMPTLENEIKKSSFIVFLVSNMNKMSFKYMERSYRFALLECGHLAQNILLLTNSYNLKSFPAGAFIDDKVNNFLNLDTSHSNIQYIILNS; from the coding sequence ATGGAAAATAATTATGAATTTAATGTATATCACGAAAGCTCTAAATTGAGAGAAAATGATATTGAATTATATTCTTGGATAGGTTTGATAAATTCTGACACTAAGATAAGAAATGTGATATCAAAACCTTATTTAAGTGCTGGTAGTAAAAATAATGAAGTTTCATTACCTGATAATAACAATAAAAATGAAACATCACTCCAAGAATCGATAGTCACACGTAGATCAAATAGAAATTTTGATGGTGAAGAATGTGAATTAGAAGTTTTTTCTGATATTCTAAAATATTCTGCAAAAGAAAATTCTATAATGAAATATGGTGATGGTGTAAATTGGGCTTTTAGACCTTATCCTTCTGGTGGTGGTTTATATCCCATTGAAATGTATGTATATGTTAATAATGTGCAGAAGTTGGATAATGGAATTTACTACTATAATCCAAAGAGACACTCTCTATCAGAAATAGAAAATATAAATTTAATTGATAAATTAGAATCTGCGATGCCTACTCTGGAGAATGAAATAAAAAAATCATCCTTCATAGTTTTTTTGGTTTCGAACATGAATAAAATGTCATTTAAATATATGGAAAGATCTTATAGGTTTGCTCTTCTAGAGTGTGGTCATCTCGCACAAAATATACTGTTGCTTACTAATTCTTATAATTTAAAATCTTTTCCTGCAGGTGCTTTTATTGATGATAAGGTTAACAACTTTTTAAACCTAGATACTTCTCATTCTAACATACAATATATTATTTTAAATTCTTAA
- a CDS encoding YcaO-like family protein, protein MARDNLSIEDLFSRVTGLVNFIAETENSLLDPDVFVLASDLCDTSKIGFSNNMGSNGSGAGLTYNDAYYSTLGECAERYALSVIDKRCLVFGSYEKLHKKYDLINPDDWNLFSDNQFLSIPFKKFTKKSLISWVLSSDLLNKKEIYVPACSVYLPFKRSFEEKGEVVLYPSVSTGASCDGNFNYAILKGIYELIERDAFMICWRNKLKIPRLIIDENSKLFDTYIKNFKRKNLRYELFYTKMDLDVHSVFGLVYKTDNDLNENPEVYCGGACHHDINIAVKKTLLEMVQGLKWGEFSKDEIFKVKDDFSNINSFKDRMLLYSTGDFNHVFEFLYNGPKLNISDLENENMNSVNDNLKHIFKELSNNDLDCYACDVTSVDIKQCELNVVKILIPQFETMEGDFRFPFLGNSRYKKIPKKLGLKTEENIFPHPYP, encoded by the coding sequence ATGGCAAGGGATAATTTAAGCATTGAAGATTTATTTAGTCGAGTAACAGGTTTAGTAAATTTTATTGCTGAAACTGAAAATTCATTATTAGACCCTGATGTATTTGTATTAGCATCTGATTTATGTGATACCTCTAAAATTGGTTTTTCAAATAATATGGGTTCTAATGGTTCTGGAGCTGGTTTAACCTATAATGATGCATACTATTCTACTCTAGGAGAATGTGCTGAAAGATATGCATTGAGTGTTATAGATAAAAGATGTTTAGTTTTTGGATCGTATGAAAAACTACATAAAAAATATGATTTAATAAACCCTGATGATTGGAATTTATTTTCTGATAATCAATTTCTATCAATACCCTTCAAAAAATTTACTAAAAAAAGTCTTATTTCTTGGGTCTTATCAAGTGATTTATTAAATAAAAAGGAAATATATGTACCTGCTTGTTCTGTTTATTTACCTTTCAAAAGATCCTTTGAAGAAAAAGGTGAAGTGGTATTATATCCTTCAGTATCAACGGGAGCTTCTTGTGATGGTAACTTTAATTATGCCATCCTAAAAGGAATATATGAGTTAATTGAAAGAGATGCTTTTATGATTTGCTGGAGAAACAAATTGAAAATCCCTCGATTAATAATTGACGAAAATTCAAAATTATTTGATACTTATATTAAAAACTTTAAAAGAAAAAATTTACGTTATGAACTTTTTTATACAAAAATGGATTTAGACGTCCACAGCGTATTTGGACTTGTATATAAAACTGACAATGATTTAAATGAAAATCCAGAAGTTTATTGTGGAGGTGCTTGTCATCATGATATAAATATTGCCGTAAAAAAAACTTTGCTAGAAATGGTTCAAGGTTTAAAATGGGGTGAGTTTTCTAAAGACGAAATTTTTAAAGTTAAAGATGACTTTTCTAATATAAATTCCTTCAAAGACAGAATGTTATTATACTCCACAGGAGATTTTAATCATGTTTTTGAATTCTTGTACAATGGTCCTAAATTAAATATTTCAGATTTAGAAAACGAAAATATGAATTCAGTAAATGACAATTTAAAACATATATTTAAAGAATTAAGTAATAATGATTTAGACTGCTATGCCTGTGATGTCACATCAGTAGATATTAAACAATGTGAATTAAATGTTGTGAAAATATTAATTCCTCAGTTTGAAACGATGGAGGGAGATTTTAGATTTCCTTTTCTCGGTAATTCTAGATATAAAAAAATACCTAAGAAACTAGGATTGAAAACAGAAGAAAACATATTTCCACATCCTTATCCTTAA
- a CDS encoding integrase core domain-containing protein — translation MDGKGRALDNIYIERFWRTIKYQHIYLNPAEDGITLYKGIKKWMDKYHNKKHQGINEKPIEKYKNAT, via the coding sequence ATGGATGGTAAAGGAAGAGCTTTAGATAACATTTACATCGAACGCTTTTGGAGAACCATAAAGTATCAACATATATATCTTAACCCAGCTGAGGATGGAATAACCCTATATAAAGGAATAAAAAAATGGATGGATAAATACCACAATAAAAAACATCAAGGGATCAATGAAAAACCAATTGAAAAATATAAAAATGCGACCTAA
- a CDS encoding AAA family ATPase → MSGSSSFNLFNELNEPLTGRKWEYELFPISWEEYENHVGYLESKQDLENRLIYGMCLEVINNKKGEE, encoded by the coding sequence ATAAGTGGTTCATCATCGTTTAATTTATTTAATGAACTCAATGAACCTTTAACTGGAAGAAAATGGGAATATGAGCTTTTTCCTATAAGTTGGGAAGAATATGAAAACCACGTTGGTTATTTAGAATCAAAACAAGATTTAGAAAATAGACTTATTTATGGGATGTGTTTAGAAGTCATTAATAATAAAAAAGGTGAAGAATAA
- a CDS encoding AAA family ATPase, translated as MGNEAQRIKNISLTLKIITNQFKDLQLWISGSSSFNLFNELNEPLTGRKWEYELFPISWEEYENHVGYLESKQDLENRLIYGMYLEVINNKKGEEKEVLKNLINSYLYKDILAHAKIRKPEVLKKLF; from the coding sequence ATGGGGAATGAAGCTCAACGCATTAAAAATATAAGCTTGACTTTAAAAATTATAACCAATCAGTTTAAAGATCTGCAATTATGGATAAGTGGTTCATCATCGTTTAATTTATTTAATGAACTCAATGAACCTTTAACTGGAAGAAAATGGGAATATGAGCTTTTTCCTATAAGTTGGGAAGAATATGAAAACCACGTTGGTTATTTAGAATCAAAACAAGATTTAGAAAATAGACTTATTTATGGGATGTATTTAGAAGTCATTAATAATAAAAAAGGTGAAGAAAAGGAAGTATTAAAAAATCTAATCAACAGCTATTTATATAAGGATATTTTAGCACATGCCAAAATTAGAAAACCTGAAGTTCTTAAAAAACTTTTTTAA
- a CDS encoding DUF1456 family protein produces MTNNDVLRRSHYTFNYSDAEMISFFELVDVTVSRSDVSAWLKSDNDNGFTALNDSYLAAFLNGLIVSLRGEKDGKAPVIETSLTNNDVLKKLKIAYQLQSDEILELFKLAGKSLSKPELSSFLRRSDHPKYKELMDQYLRNFLLGLQLKYKGG; encoded by the coding sequence ATGACCAATAATGACGTATTAAGAAGGTCGCACTATACTTTTAATTATTCAGATGCGGAAATGATTTCCTTTTTTGAACTTGTAGATGTTACAGTGAGCAGGTCTGATGTCAGTGCGTGGTTAAAAAGCGATAATGACAACGGATTTACAGCCCTTAACGATAGCTATTTGGCGGCTTTTTTGAACGGGCTTATCGTCTCACTTCGGGGAGAAAAAGACGGAAAAGCTCCAGTCATTGAAACCAGCCTGACCAATAACGATGTGCTGAAGAAACTTAAAATCGCCTATCAACTTCAATCTGATGAGATTTTAGAACTGTTTAAATTGGCTGGCAAATCACTGAGTAAACCCGAATTAAGTTCTTTTTTACGACGTTCAGACCATCCAAAATACAAAGAGCTGATGGATCAATACCTGAGGAATTTTCTGCTTGGGCTTCAGTTGAAGTATAAAGGCGGTTAG
- a CDS encoding transposase: MKKSRRKFTSEFKSKVALEALKERYSLSELAERFELHPNQISQWKQEFLEKSKDVFDKKSPKPKEEHVDLDKLYAKIGKLEVEWDYLKKNLKKLDLLG; the protein is encoded by the coding sequence ATGAAAAAATCAAGAAGAAAATTCACATCAGAATTTAAATCAAAAGTCGCTTTAGAAGCTTTAAAAGAGCGTTATAGTTTATCTGAATTAGCAGAACGTTTTGAACTCCATCCAAACCAAATTAGTCAGTGGAAACAAGAGTTTTTAGAAAAATCAAAGGATGTTTTTGATAAAAAATCACCTAAACCCAAAGAAGAACATGTTGATTTAGACAAACTTTATGCAAAAATCGGCAAGCTTGAAGTAGAATGGGATTACTTAAAAAAAAACTTGAAGAAGTTGGATCTGTTGGGATGA
- a CDS encoding DUF5615 family PIN-like protein: protein MKLLFDQNISFRIIKILSDLFPDCKHVSDCELMNSEDTDIWEYARKNEYSIVTFDSDFYDISLINGHPPKIIWIRTGNSTTK, encoded by the coding sequence ATGAAATTGCTTTTTGATCAAAACATTTCTTTTCGAATCATAAAAATACTGAGTGACCTATTTCCTGATTGTAAACACGTATCTGATTGTGAATTAATGAATAGTGAAGATACTGATATTTGGGAATATGCCCGTAAAAACGAGTATTCTATCGTCACATTTGATTCGGATTTTTATGACATTAGCCTAATAAACGGACATCCTCCAAAAATTATATGGATACGAACAGGTAATTCGACTACCAAGTAG